A stretch of Anaeromyxobacter dehalogenans 2CP-1 DNA encodes these proteins:
- a CDS encoding glutathione S-transferase family protein: protein MATEPAYELVYWPGLQGRGEFIRLAFEDAGVPYADLARLPDAGGGGAAAVMRLLEEPGPWLTPLGPPALRHGEVVVAQTAAILQWLAPRIGLVPPDEASRLRAHQLQLTIADLVAEVHAVHHPVATSLYYEDQRREAGRAAEAFRRERIPLFLRYLDRALDSNPAGGGRWLVGAGCSYPDLSTFQVIEGLRYAFPRAMRRIERRFPRLVALHDAVAARPGVAAYLASDRRIPFNESGIFRHYPELDEPAPKRSRPSTPGRRTAALRSGRAGKGERKPKIRGGAAPKKQRPTSRRRGRSA from the coding sequence ATGGCCACCGAACCCGCGTACGAGCTCGTCTACTGGCCGGGCCTGCAGGGCCGCGGCGAGTTCATCCGGCTCGCGTTCGAGGACGCGGGCGTCCCCTACGCCGACCTGGCCCGCCTGCCCGACGCCGGGGGCGGCGGGGCCGCGGCGGTGATGCGGCTCCTCGAGGAGCCCGGGCCGTGGCTCACCCCGCTCGGCCCGCCCGCGCTCCGCCACGGCGAGGTGGTGGTGGCGCAGACCGCCGCCATCCTGCAGTGGCTCGCGCCGCGGATCGGGCTGGTCCCGCCGGACGAGGCGAGCCGGCTGCGCGCGCACCAGCTCCAGCTCACCATCGCGGACCTGGTCGCCGAGGTGCACGCGGTGCACCACCCGGTGGCGACCTCGCTCTACTACGAGGACCAGCGGCGCGAGGCGGGGCGCGCCGCCGAGGCGTTCCGGCGCGAGCGGATCCCGCTGTTCCTGCGCTACCTCGATCGCGCGCTCGACTCGAACCCCGCCGGCGGAGGGCGCTGGCTGGTGGGCGCTGGGTGCAGCTACCCGGACCTCTCCACCTTCCAGGTGATCGAGGGGCTCCGCTACGCGTTCCCGCGCGCCATGCGCCGCATCGAGCGGCGCTTCCCGCGCCTGGTCGCGCTGCACGACGCGGTGGCGGCCCGCCCCGGCGTCGCCGCGTACCTCGCGTCGGACCGGCGCATCCCGTTCAACGAGAGCGGGATCTTCCGGCACTACCCGGAGCTCGACGAGCCCGCGCCGAAGCGGTCGCGTCCCTCGACTCCGGGCCGCCGCACGGCGGCCCTACGCTCGGGACGAGCGGGGAAGGGGGAGCGGAAGCCGAAGATCCGCGGCGGAGCAGCGCCGAAGAAGCAGCGCCCTACTTCGCGGCGGCGCGGTCGATCGGCGTGA
- a CDS encoding ParA family protein translates to MENVRYTAKRLAEIVGATEKQVASALGRKDGFGMADLPVLREKLKRMPEPYPHRIQLFLNFKGGTGKTSLSTSYAYRLAERGYRVLMIDLDSQGHATKCLGQEGSSFTRTLHEVLIRKVPIDEVTVPTGMPNLSLVPANLAMSTIDLALMPLAGREFRLRNALQGTAGRYDFIVLDAPPSFGLLNLNALMAATDLVIPVLADFLSYDGLRLLFETIQGLEQDLSHQLENIFIVVNAYNQTFKIAREALGALREHYADYLLDTVVRQCTKFAQASSEGCPIFGYDADSKGATDLEAVQTEILGRVKAAAAATGAAGA, encoded by the coding sequence ATGGAGAACGTCCGGTACACCGCGAAGCGCCTCGCCGAGATCGTCGGCGCCACCGAGAAGCAGGTGGCGTCGGCGCTGGGCCGCAAGGACGGCTTCGGCATGGCGGACCTCCCGGTCCTGCGCGAGAAGCTGAAGCGGATGCCCGAGCCGTACCCGCACCGCATCCAGCTCTTCCTCAACTTCAAGGGCGGCACCGGCAAGACCAGCCTCTCGACGTCGTACGCGTACCGCCTCGCCGAGCGCGGCTACCGCGTGCTCATGATCGACCTCGACAGCCAGGGCCACGCCACCAAGTGCCTCGGCCAGGAGGGCTCGAGCTTCACCCGCACGCTGCACGAGGTGCTCATCCGCAAGGTGCCCATCGACGAGGTCACCGTCCCGACCGGCATGCCGAACCTGTCGCTGGTCCCGGCGAACCTCGCCATGAGCACCATCGACCTCGCGCTGATGCCGCTCGCCGGGCGCGAGTTCCGGCTGCGGAACGCGCTCCAGGGCACCGCCGGGCGCTACGACTTCATCGTGCTCGACGCGCCGCCGTCGTTCGGGCTGCTCAACCTGAACGCGCTCATGGCCGCGACGGATCTCGTCATCCCGGTGCTGGCCGACTTCCTCTCCTACGACGGCCTGCGGCTGCTGTTCGAGACGATCCAGGGGCTCGAGCAGGACCTGTCGCACCAGCTCGAGAACATCTTCATCGTGGTGAACGCCTACAACCAGACGTTCAAGATCGCCCGCGAGGCGCTGGGCGCGCTCCGCGAGCACTACGCCGACTACCTGCTCGACACGGTGGTCCGCCAGTGCACGAAGTTCGCGCAGGCGTCGAGCGAGGGCTGCCCCATCTTCGGCTACGACGCCGACTCGAAGGGCGCGACCGATCTCGAGGCGGTGCAGACGGAGATCCTCGGGCGCGTCAAGGCCGCCGCCGCGGCCACCGGCGCCGCGGGAGCGTGA
- a CDS encoding HEAT repeat domain-containing protein, protein MAAAIDPEGLLRSALEKIVFFECRVSQLESELAAARTTAERARADAAKAHRREVELEQAAAAERGARADAQAQADDLVERVRLLEGERERLLSGLVERARIGGAPGADGAPGPEEGGADLAGFIAELRAEIDVLRAWKAAAEAGGVRVDAGGTVHVPKAREGAEAVAQLAGRFEAEGRVGLSGRDTDRMKELLATRADRVLYERSMDDLRAPDARTRQRAVRTLEALGSKAAAPLLAAALGREEDGDVKAALLGALARFKEPFAAPLAERALEDARPAVRVAALEALNAVASGDAEPRLAGALSDPSPIVRRRAALLLGFAPGERAEAALSVALGDPDRGVARAAAAALSGRPTARAQGALARALEHPDASVRRAAASSLSRVSGERISSDGSAPARRAASRRIAERLAAMDATALRDAVIAGADALAPARPSTGSGRADSPARHAAPSPARAELVEARPHAPARSAAASPARAGPVEARPLAPAARAAVAVAVVEAAPADPGLEAGIVGEVRIALRGCTPADLSAVLGAPQPRVDAVLAALAARGALVQRGARWFMA, encoded by the coding sequence GTGGCGGCGGCGATCGATCCGGAGGGGCTCCTCAGGAGCGCGCTCGAGAAGATCGTCTTCTTCGAGTGCCGCGTCTCCCAGCTCGAATCCGAGCTCGCGGCGGCGCGCACCACCGCCGAGCGGGCCCGCGCCGACGCGGCGAAGGCGCACCGGCGCGAGGTGGAGCTGGAGCAGGCCGCCGCGGCCGAGCGCGGGGCCCGGGCCGACGCGCAGGCGCAGGCCGACGACCTCGTCGAGCGGGTGCGGCTGCTCGAGGGCGAGCGGGAGCGGCTCCTGTCCGGGCTGGTGGAGCGCGCCCGCATCGGCGGCGCGCCCGGCGCGGACGGCGCCCCGGGCCCGGAGGAGGGCGGTGCGGACCTGGCCGGCTTCATCGCCGAGCTGCGCGCCGAGATCGACGTGCTGCGGGCGTGGAAGGCCGCGGCCGAGGCCGGCGGCGTCCGGGTGGACGCGGGCGGCACCGTGCACGTGCCGAAGGCGCGCGAGGGGGCCGAGGCGGTGGCGCAGCTCGCCGGCCGGTTCGAGGCCGAGGGACGGGTGGGGCTCTCCGGACGCGACACCGACCGGATGAAGGAGCTGCTCGCCACCCGCGCCGATCGCGTGCTCTACGAGCGGTCCATGGACGACCTGCGCGCGCCCGACGCGCGCACGCGCCAGCGCGCGGTCCGGACGCTGGAGGCGCTCGGCTCGAAGGCCGCCGCGCCGCTGCTCGCCGCCGCGCTCGGGCGCGAGGAGGACGGCGACGTGAAGGCGGCGCTGCTCGGGGCGCTGGCCCGGTTCAAGGAGCCGTTCGCGGCCCCGCTCGCGGAGCGGGCGCTGGAGGACGCGCGCCCGGCGGTGCGGGTGGCGGCGCTGGAGGCGCTGAACGCGGTGGCCTCGGGCGACGCGGAGCCGCGGCTCGCCGGCGCGCTCTCGGATCCGAGCCCCATCGTCCGTCGCCGGGCGGCGCTCCTGCTCGGCTTCGCGCCCGGCGAGCGCGCCGAGGCGGCGCTCTCGGTCGCGCTCGGCGATCCCGACCGCGGCGTGGCCCGCGCGGCCGCGGCGGCCCTGTCCGGCCGGCCCACCGCCCGCGCGCAGGGGGCGCTGGCGCGCGCGCTCGAGCACCCCGACGCGAGCGTGCGCCGCGCCGCCGCGTCGTCGCTGTCGCGCGTGTCCGGCGAGCGCATCTCGTCCGACGGCTCCGCGCCCGCGCGCCGGGCCGCCTCGCGGCGCATCGCCGAGCGGCTCGCCGCCATGGACGCGACCGCGCTGCGCGACGCGGTGATCGCCGGGGCCGACGCGCTCGCCCCCGCCCGCCCCTCGACGGGCTCGGGGCGAGCGGATTCCCCCGCACGGCACGCTGCCCCTTCCCCCGCTCGTGCCGAGCTCGTCGAGGCACGCCCCCACGCCCCCGCTCGGTCCGCCGCCGCCTCCCCCGCCCGTGCCGGGCCGGTCGAGGCACGCCCCCTCGCCCCCGCCGCCCGCGCCGCGGTGGCGGTCGCCGTCGTGGAGGCCGCCCCCGCCGACCCCGGCCTCGAGGCCGGGATCGTGGGCGAGGTCCGCATCGCGCTCCGCGGCTGCACCCCCGCGGATCTTTCCGCCGTGCTCGGCGCGCCGCAGCCGCGCGTCGACGCCGTGCTCGCCGCGCTCGCGGCCCGCGGCGCCCTCGTCCAGCGCGGGGCGCGCTGGTTCATGGCATAG
- a CDS encoding MFS transporter — translation MTEAAPSPRPQPAGYRWLVLLACSVAMFGNYYVFDALYPVTPLLEKAFGFTGEQVGLLDTAYNVAALLTLLAGGVLIDRLGTARSSVLFGAIGAAGTLLIAFGPVLTPGTPALGMAAGRFVLGVGSELFIVAATTVVGRWFKGKEISFALAIQLLIARFGSLAADQSPNFAGGLFERGWQAPLLLAGVLGVAWFVFAVIYAGLEANAARRYGVKGTVATDKLVLGDLVRFDRAYWWVVGLCVAFYATIFPFRTFANLFFIDYRGLTNEAAGSLKSVLPLLSMIGMPLFGLLADKFGKRALMMAAGSALLVPPFLLMLWWHTGVVLPEVRLPLLGTVLAAGTPLELVLAMAMMGLAFALVPAVLWPAVTYLVPGSRLGSAYALMTFCQQVGWAGMSWGMGKVKDAGHASAAAPGGWVPVVLMLAVLSSAGFVFSFLLWRSERGAGAHGLEDVTPREHA, via the coding sequence ATGACCGAGGCCGCCCCCTCGCCGCGCCCGCAGCCGGCCGGCTACCGATGGCTGGTGCTGCTCGCCTGCAGCGTGGCGATGTTCGGCAACTACTACGTCTTCGACGCGCTCTACCCGGTCACCCCGCTGCTCGAGAAGGCGTTCGGGTTCACCGGCGAGCAGGTGGGCCTGCTCGACACCGCCTACAACGTCGCGGCGCTGCTCACGCTGCTCGCCGGCGGCGTGCTCATCGACCGGCTCGGCACCGCGCGCTCGTCGGTGCTGTTCGGCGCCATCGGCGCGGCCGGCACGCTGCTCATCGCGTTCGGCCCGGTGCTCACGCCGGGCACTCCCGCGCTCGGCATGGCCGCGGGGCGCTTCGTGCTCGGCGTCGGCTCGGAGCTGTTCATCGTGGCCGCGACCACGGTGGTGGGGCGCTGGTTCAAGGGCAAGGAGATCTCCTTCGCGCTCGCGATCCAGCTCCTCATCGCCCGCTTCGGCTCGCTCGCCGCCGACCAGTCGCCGAACTTCGCGGGCGGCCTGTTCGAGCGCGGCTGGCAGGCGCCGCTCTTGCTCGCCGGCGTGCTGGGCGTGGCCTGGTTCGTGTTCGCGGTGATCTACGCCGGCCTGGAGGCGAACGCGGCGCGGCGCTACGGCGTGAAGGGCACGGTCGCGACCGACAAGCTGGTGCTCGGCGACCTGGTCCGGTTCGACCGCGCCTACTGGTGGGTGGTCGGGCTCTGCGTCGCGTTCTACGCGACCATCTTCCCGTTCCGCACCTTCGCGAACCTGTTCTTCATCGACTACCGCGGCCTCACCAACGAGGCGGCCGGCAGCCTGAAGAGCGTGCTCCCCTTGCTCTCGATGATCGGCATGCCGCTGTTCGGGCTCCTGGCGGACAAGTTCGGCAAGCGGGCCCTGATGATGGCGGCCGGCTCGGCGCTGCTCGTGCCGCCGTTCCTCCTCATGCTCTGGTGGCACACCGGCGTGGTGCTCCCCGAGGTCCGCCTCCCGCTGCTCGGGACGGTGCTGGCGGCGGGGACGCCGCTCGAGCTGGTGCTCGCGATGGCGATGATGGGGCTCGCCTTCGCGCTCGTGCCGGCGGTGCTCTGGCCGGCGGTCACCTACCTCGTGCCCGGGTCGCGGCTCGGCTCCGCCTACGCGCTCATGACGTTCTGCCAGCAGGTGGGCTGGGCGGGCATGAGCTGGGGCATGGGCAAGGTGAAGGACGCCGGGCACGCCAGCGCCGCTGCACCGGGGGGCTGGGTGCCGGTGGTGCTGATGCTGGCGGTGCTCTCCAGCGCCGGCTTCGTGTTCTCGTTCCTGCTCTGGCGCTCCGAGCGCGGGGCGGGCGCGCACGGGCTGGAGGACGTCACGCCGCGTGAACACGCCTGA
- a CDS encoding hemolysin family protein encodes MEGASAAQILWLVAGIAALLALRAVAAALEAALVAVGVPRAQALAQPPDAGARARALGALAGDAEATAFTLRAAATLGTLLAGVLAGAGGPALVPGLPPWPARLVAALVAGLVSLPISAAARGLGAAHGEGVALALALPFRGLSELLRPLARAVAWSAGRRARFSLPPPPLDEMERALAEYAGRGGSGSEGTRELIHNVFEFREKVARDVMVPRTDVVAVELGTPVPQIIRTLSEEGHSRMPVYRESLDQIAGVLHARDLVPLLAHPELIVLADILRPAHFVPWSKPVEQLLREMQRRHLHMAFVVDEFGGVMGICTIEDVLEQIVGDIQDEFEEEDEGREVEQHADGSFTVQGAAAVAEFNRAAQAGVPEDQGFETMAGFVSSLAGAIPARGDRFFWKGWVFTVAEADPRRVVKVRAARVKRGA; translated from the coding sequence ATGGAGGGAGCTTCGGCAGCGCAGATCCTGTGGCTGGTCGCGGGGATCGCGGCGCTCCTGGCGCTGCGGGCAGTGGCCGCCGCGCTGGAGGCGGCGCTGGTGGCCGTGGGCGTGCCCCGGGCGCAGGCGCTCGCCCAGCCGCCCGACGCGGGCGCGCGCGCCCGGGCGCTCGGGGCGCTGGCCGGCGACGCCGAGGCGACCGCGTTCACGCTCCGCGCCGCGGCGACGCTCGGCACGCTGCTCGCGGGCGTGCTGGCCGGCGCCGGTGGCCCCGCGCTCGTCCCCGGCCTGCCGCCCTGGCCGGCGCGCCTGGTGGCGGCGCTCGTCGCCGGGCTCGTCTCGCTGCCGATCTCCGCCGCGGCCCGGGGCCTCGGCGCCGCGCACGGCGAGGGCGTGGCGCTCGCGCTGGCGCTCCCGTTCCGCGGCCTGAGCGAGCTGCTCCGGCCGCTGGCGCGCGCGGTGGCCTGGTCCGCCGGCCGGCGCGCCCGCTTCTCGCTCCCGCCGCCGCCGCTCGACGAGATGGAGCGCGCGCTCGCCGAGTACGCCGGGCGCGGCGGCAGCGGCTCGGAGGGGACCCGCGAGCTCATCCACAACGTCTTCGAGTTCCGCGAGAAGGTGGCGCGCGACGTGATGGTCCCGCGCACCGACGTGGTGGCGGTGGAGCTCGGCACGCCGGTGCCGCAGATCATCCGCACGCTCTCGGAGGAGGGCCACTCGCGCATGCCGGTGTACCGCGAGAGCCTGGACCAGATCGCCGGCGTGCTCCACGCGCGCGACCTCGTCCCGCTGCTCGCGCACCCGGAGCTCATCGTGCTCGCGGACATCCTGCGCCCGGCGCACTTCGTCCCCTGGTCGAAGCCGGTGGAGCAGCTCCTGCGCGAGATGCAGCGCCGCCACCTGCACATGGCGTTCGTGGTGGACGAGTTCGGCGGGGTGATGGGCATCTGCACCATCGAGGACGTGCTCGAGCAGATCGTCGGCGACATCCAGGACGAGTTCGAGGAGGAGGACGAGGGCCGCGAGGTGGAGCAGCACGCCGACGGGTCGTTCACCGTGCAGGGCGCCGCGGCGGTGGCGGAGTTCAACCGGGCCGCGCAGGCCGGCGTCCCCGAGGACCAGGGCTTCGAGACCATGGCCGGGTTCGTCTCCTCGCTGGCGGGCGCGATCCCGGCGCGCGGCGACCGGTTCTTCTGGAAGGGCTGGGTGTTCACCGTGGCCGAGGCCGATCCGCGCCGCGTGGTGAAGGTGCGGGCGGCGCGGGTGAAGCGCGGCGCGTAA
- the purS gene encoding phosphoribosylformylglycinamidine synthase subunit PurS: protein MAKKARVYVTLKRGVLDPQGSAVNRALHAMGYGEVSDVRLGKFIEVALDEKLPEAEARKRLEEMCRKLLANTVIEDFRIEL, encoded by the coding sequence ATGGCGAAGAAGGCGCGCGTGTACGTCACGCTGAAGCGCGGGGTGCTGGACCCGCAGGGGTCGGCGGTGAACCGCGCCCTGCACGCGATGGGCTACGGCGAGGTCTCGGACGTCCGGCTGGGCAAGTTCATCGAGGTCGCCCTCGACGAGAAGCTCCCCGAGGCCGAGGCGCGGAAGCGGCTCGAGGAGATGTGCCGCAAGCTGCTCGCCAACACCGTCATCGAGGACTTCCGCATCGAGCTCTAG
- the purQ gene encoding phosphoribosylformylglycinamidine synthase subunit PurQ, with translation MRVGILTFPGSNCDHDCYHVVKHVMGAEAQYVWHKDRLPAKLDAVVVPGGFSYGDYLRCGALARFSPVIADLVTFAQQGGPVLGICNGFQILCEAGLLPGVLMRNASLKYICKDVTIRVEGQETPVTRGLAGQSLTMPIAHAEGNYFADPETLDRLEGEGRVVFRYVGGAPNGSARDIAGISGGPARNVVGLMPHPDRASESILGLEDGKRMFAALLG, from the coding sequence ATGCGCGTCGGCATCCTCACCTTCCCCGGCTCCAACTGCGACCACGACTGCTACCACGTGGTGAAGCACGTCATGGGCGCCGAGGCCCAGTACGTCTGGCACAAGGACCGCCTGCCCGCGAAGCTCGACGCGGTGGTGGTGCCGGGCGGCTTCAGCTACGGCGACTACCTCCGCTGCGGCGCGCTGGCCCGCTTCTCGCCGGTCATCGCCGACCTCGTCACGTTCGCGCAGCAGGGCGGCCCGGTGCTCGGCATCTGCAACGGGTTCCAGATCCTGTGCGAGGCCGGGCTGCTGCCCGGCGTCCTGATGCGGAACGCGTCGCTGAAGTACATCTGCAAGGACGTCACCATCCGCGTCGAGGGGCAGGAGACGCCGGTGACCCGCGGGCTCGCCGGCCAGTCGCTCACCATGCCGATCGCCCACGCGGAGGGGAACTACTTCGCCGACCCGGAGACGCTCGACCGGCTCGAGGGCGAGGGGCGCGTCGTGTTCCGCTACGTCGGCGGCGCGCCGAACGGATCGGCCCGCGACATCGCCGGCATCTCCGGCGGCCCGGCGCGCAACGTGGTCGGCCTCATGCCGCACCCGGACCGCGCCAGCGAGTCGATCCTCGGCCTCGAGGACGGCAAGCGCATGTTCGCGGCGCTGCTCGGCTGA
- a CDS encoding alpha/beta hydrolase — MPQVDLTGPAGRLEALLEEVPGARFAALVCHPHPRFGGTLHNHATYRLARAVRAQGGHTLRFNYRGVGRSAGAYDRGPGEVEDTRAALAWLAARHPDLPLLCCGFSFGSWMTILAGGPDPRVRGLLLAGLALRSADLDLVRDAADARAVERPAAVVQAERDAFGAPEEVRAVLEGSRGTRRLAVVPGTTHLFTEDLPALQREAEAALAWLLEEARIP; from the coding sequence TTGCCACAGGTCGATCTCACCGGGCCGGCGGGCCGGCTGGAAGCGCTGCTGGAGGAGGTCCCCGGCGCGCGGTTCGCCGCGCTGGTATGCCACCCGCACCCGCGCTTCGGCGGCACCCTCCACAACCACGCCACCTACCGGCTCGCCCGCGCGGTGCGGGCGCAGGGCGGCCACACGCTCCGCTTCAACTACCGCGGCGTGGGGCGGAGCGCGGGCGCGTACGACCGCGGCCCGGGCGAGGTCGAGGACACGCGCGCGGCGCTCGCCTGGCTCGCGGCGCGCCACCCGGACCTGCCGCTCCTCTGCTGCGGCTTCTCCTTCGGCTCGTGGATGACGATCCTGGCGGGCGGTCCGGACCCGCGCGTGCGCGGGCTGCTGCTCGCGGGGCTCGCGCTCCGCTCCGCCGACCTCGACCTGGTGCGCGACGCCGCCGACGCGCGCGCGGTGGAGCGGCCGGCGGCGGTGGTCCAGGCGGAGCGGGACGCGTTCGGCGCGCCCGAGGAGGTCCGCGCGGTGCTCGAGGGCTCGCGCGGCACGCGCCGGCTCGCCGTCGTGCCCGGGACGACGCACCTCTTCACCGAGGACCTCCCCGCGCTGCAGCGCGAGGCGGAGGCGGCGCTCGCCTGGCTCCTCGAGGAGGCGCGCATCCCGTGA
- a CDS encoding response regulator, producing the protein MARVLIVDDESDIRQAVAEVLAEEGHQVVSAGDGEEALAQIRAFHPELVLLDLMMPVMNGWEFRAAQKGDPDISEIPVVILSAMGRDGAIDADGFIQKPFDLEMLLAMVRRHASGGPSAPAAHHA; encoded by the coding sequence GTGGCCCGCGTACTCATCGTCGACGACGAGTCGGACATCCGCCAGGCGGTCGCCGAGGTGCTGGCGGAGGAGGGCCACCAGGTGGTCTCGGCCGGCGACGGCGAGGAGGCGCTCGCTCAGATCCGGGCGTTCCACCCTGAGCTCGTCCTGCTCGACCTCATGATGCCGGTGATGAACGGCTGGGAGTTCCGGGCCGCGCAGAAGGGCGATCCGGACATCAGCGAGATCCCGGTGGTGATCCTCTCCGCCATGGGCCGCGACGGCGCCATCGACGCCGACGGCTTCATCCAGAAGCCGTTCGACCTCGAGATGCTGCTCGCCATGGTCCGCCGGCACGCGAGCGGCGGCCCGTCCGCCCCGGCCGCGCACCACGCGTAG
- a CDS encoding TldD/PmbA family protein, which produces MKDLLEIARDAAALARGRGADEAAVGAYRARHVEVAWRDGRLEKVSEATTRGLGLDLYVDGRYVSVGTSDLRPEALERFVDDSVALARTLAPDPHRRLPDPGLYQGQADLDLELEDPHHGALDAAERRRQAEAIETAARAVPGAHAILSVSTSVSDSLSESALVHTNGFEGRRRGTDFWIGAEVTVKDPDGRRPEEYASSGARHRSDVESPEVIGRRAGERAVGRIGSRKGESAVTALAVDNRASGRLVGALFAPLSASAIQQKRSYLEGKVGAEVGSALLDVRDDPHVRRGLGSRLYDGEGLAARPFPVFERGVLRSLYVDTYYGRKLGVPPTTGRSSNLAWKLGERSQAALLAELGDGVLVTGFLGGNSNGTTGDFSLGVRGFRVRAGALAEPVGEMNVSGNHLELWKRLVAVGNDPYRYSAMRTPTLVFEGVQLAGT; this is translated from the coding sequence GTGAAGGACCTGCTCGAGATCGCGCGCGACGCCGCCGCGCTGGCGCGGGGCCGGGGCGCGGACGAGGCCGCGGTGGGCGCCTACCGCGCGCGGCACGTCGAGGTGGCGTGGCGCGACGGGCGGCTCGAGAAGGTGAGCGAGGCCACCACCCGCGGGCTCGGCCTCGACCTGTACGTGGACGGCCGCTACGTCTCGGTGGGCACGAGCGACCTGCGCCCCGAGGCGCTGGAGCGCTTCGTGGACGACTCGGTCGCGCTCGCCCGCACGCTCGCGCCCGACCCGCACCGCCGGCTGCCGGATCCCGGCCTGTACCAGGGCCAGGCGGACCTCGACCTCGAGCTGGAGGACCCGCACCACGGCGCGCTCGACGCGGCCGAGCGGCGCCGGCAGGCCGAGGCCATCGAGACCGCCGCGCGCGCGGTGCCCGGCGCGCACGCGATCCTGTCGGTGTCCACCAGCGTCTCCGACTCGCTCAGCGAGAGCGCGCTCGTCCACACCAACGGCTTCGAGGGCCGCCGGCGCGGCACCGACTTCTGGATCGGCGCCGAGGTGACGGTGAAGGACCCCGACGGCCGGCGCCCGGAGGAGTACGCCTCGTCCGGCGCGCGCCACCGCTCCGACGTCGAGTCCCCCGAGGTGATCGGGCGGCGGGCGGGCGAGCGGGCGGTCGGCCGCATCGGCTCGCGCAAGGGCGAGTCGGCGGTGACCGCGCTCGCGGTGGACAACCGCGCCTCCGGGCGGCTGGTGGGCGCGCTGTTCGCGCCGCTCTCCGCGTCGGCGATCCAGCAGAAGCGCTCGTACCTCGAGGGCAAGGTCGGCGCCGAGGTGGGCAGCGCGCTGCTCGACGTGCGCGACGACCCGCACGTGCGCCGCGGCCTCGGCTCGCGGCTGTACGACGGCGAGGGGCTCGCGGCGCGGCCGTTCCCGGTGTTCGAGCGCGGCGTGCTGCGGAGCCTCTACGTGGACACGTACTACGGCCGGAAGCTCGGCGTGCCGCCCACCACCGGTCGCTCCTCGAACCTCGCCTGGAAGCTGGGCGAGCGCTCGCAGGCGGCGCTGCTGGCGGAGCTGGGCGACGGGGTGCTCGTCACCGGCTTCCTGGGTGGCAACTCGAACGGGACCACGGGCGACTTCTCGCTCGGGGTGCGTGGGTTCAGGGTGCGCGCCGGTGCGCTGGCGGAGCCGGTCGGGGAGATGAACGTCTCCGGCAACCACCTCGAGCTCTGGAAGCGGCTCGTGGCGGTGGGGAACGACCCCTACCGCTACTCCGCCATGCGCACCCCGACCCTGGTGTTCGAGGGCGTCCAGCTCGCCGGCACCTGA